The Betta splendens chromosome 2, fBetSpl5.4, whole genome shotgun sequence nucleotide sequence GATAAAACCAGCACGATGAATGAATCACATCCCAAAAGACTTTTCCATAAAAATGTCTGACCAACATCCACCAGAGACCAGCTGACTGCGACTCCTCACAAATGAACGATTacaacattaaatatttatgcaGAAGTGTAACCATGTGATTCAAGTCTATGCTCTAGAAACAGCTTTCATTAGTGCTGTGGGAAACTGCTGCTCTTTAGCAacatgctaatgttagcatgtTGCTCACAACCACGTCCTGTGTTTAAGTTTAGTGTTTTAGCATTGGCCTTAGCTGTTATCAGTCACATTTAACACACTGTAAGAAGACGTAACTGTGAACATCTGGAACATCtggacatgtttgtgtgtcaccaCAGACTCTGCTCATGATCCTCCCTTTGTTTAGATAAGACGatgaacacaaacgcacacctgGTGAAGTGGCGACGCCCCAACACTCCAGAACACGATGTTGGGAAATGTGTTAATGGCTGAGATGCAGGTAGAGACTGAGCTGTGGGAAGTTATTAACTTATTAACCAAAGTTAAGCAGATGTTTCCTAAATCTGCTGACGTTCCGTTGAGCAAGGCACTGAAGCCTGCAGGTTTGTCTCAACTAAAGTAGATGATGCAACCTTTTCCTCTGAAGTGAATAAAGTCTTAATGACACACAGATTTATCATTTTAAGCTCATTTTGAGGCCATGGAGCGACTGAAGGGTTAAAAGCTTTGATCAGTTCCTTGTTCGTAGATGCTGCTCGAGGATCAACACGGCTTTACTCCgttgcaacacaaacaccatcagACCTGCCTGAAGGCACTCGTCTAGACGTCGCCCCTTCAGcctcctcccttttctctcctcgTCAGCTCGGTCTGAAGCCGCTGCTCTCTTCTCCATCTGCACCTTTACTTCCTTTAGATTCATGATTCCCTCTTTCTCTGCACTCAGTCATGTCCTGCAGCTCAACTTCTCTGGCaggttttttcctcctcttcctcttcacactTCAGAGCATCAACTGGACACATGGTGAGTAACAGATACACTGAACCTCAGGTTTTGACCGTAAGGAGGATCCAGTGCAGCACGTACTGTACCACGGATTAGACAGTGGAGCTTTGTAACTGCTTTGGACCAAGGCTTTTGTTGCATGTACAAAAAAGGACTAGAACAAAAGCCGAGGACGCCTCAGACCTCATGTCCTAATGAAATATGCAGCTCAGGCTGAGGCTCAGATGGCAGCGGGCGGCGGCTACTGGACCACAGCTGACCCGGCTCAGGCCTTTCAGTATCTGTGGTTCATTTAACGTTTTGGTTCTTTGCTGCTTCATGCTGTACTTcattaaacatgcagacacagtgCTTCCTGATGTGATGCAACACGTCTGTCAGACCAACGCCAGCAACACGTGTCTGCGTGGATTAAGTGAAGACATTAATAATTTGTGTCCTTCAGCTCAGTCCTTGTCTCCACTGGATTACGAGCTTCCAGAGATTGATGGTTCTGCTGTGGACGACACCTGCATGTTCTTTTCACAACCTGACACCACAGGGACAGAAGTCGCCCCCCCACCCGTCCCCACAGAGGGCCCCACCACTACGTTGTCCCCAGCGGTGAGTTCTCATTACGCTCCATCCTGTGGGGATGAATGTacagaacacaaaacaacatctaaatgaaagaaataaacatgtttgttcATTTAGCGTTCATCTTTTACCTAATAAATGACGTGCTGTTGAATCATCCTGAAGCTGCAAGAAGCGCGAGCGCTAACCATGTGTAGCATGTCGATGGTTAGACATCATGACATAACTCTGTACTGTAACAATAGATTTGATTCCGTCAGCCTTATTTTAAGTGTAAATCTTGAGCAGGTAGTGACTACGACTGAAAAGCCAACAGTCCACATGACAGGTGCCAAAATCACTGGAGCACCGGTCACTCCAGTCACAccagtcactccagtcacacCAGAGCCAAACCCggcaccaggaccaggaccgggaccagTCCCCGACACCCAGTCCGACCTCGCTGCCCGCCTCCTCGCCTACCTGTTGTCCAACAGCAGAGGACAcggttaccatggttacagTGCACCATCAGACAGCGACGAGATGGCGCCAACACCTGTAAAGGCTTTAAATGGGAACAGGTGGAATGTAggtttgttttcctcagattCCAGTGACGAATCATGAAAACAAAGATGATTGACAGATGTCTGTAACAGCAGCTGTAGCCATGAGCTTCACTGTCAGACAATATTTATTCACTACAATTCCAGCAAActacattactgtacatgtcttgAGAATTGTtcagttaaaaaacaaaataattcattttttatcGTAATACTTTCAAGTGAttgtgttaatgttaatgtcagTCTGGTAATAATCAGTGGACTGATAATAAAAGTGAGGATGttaatgcttttgtgtgtgGCTCGTATCAGGGCTGTCGCGTCTGCACTGCTGTGGTTCTGATGATGGATGTCTGCTTTTCTTCTGATCTTTAGCGATGACCCTTTTTTTTACCTAAAAAACATTGGAAAAATCTGGTTATTTTGTCAGGATGTAACAACAGCTCAGACCTGAGCCCAAGAACAGCCACAGTCAGATATTCCTCACATTACACTGGTCTTATAAACAACCGACAGTGGGTACAGTCTGATTTCTGAAGGAAGTATTTATACATGTGTTTAGTTCTGTTGTTGGGTCATTTCTTATTCAGAACAATGTATGAAGGTTGAGTTTAAGAATTACGTTTCCAGAGACTTGACTTATTTGGAGACAACATGTGGCTCAATTTGTGATTTGTGTGGacaaaactgcagcagtgtcaAATATCCTGTGTTTGGCTGTAAAATTCAGCTTTTAACTTGACTTTAAATTTGGTTTTTGGGATCACATAACAATATAATGACGGCTCTGCTAATGTTCCATAAATCAGCCTTTTTTTTGGGTTATTTTGGGACCAGGGCTGTGTCTGTGGCGATTGTACCGTCTCTTCCTCTGAGCTCCGACAGCCCCACAATGGGCACATCTGGGAAACAGGCGTCAACCTTCGTGGGCTCCGCAGGACCCCCGCTGTGCACAAAGTTACAGTCATCAGACTGTTCCACCATCAGACTCTTATCTGACACCTGAAAGGGTTCAGAACAGCTGGTTTTCGGTTTTGATTCCGTACAAACCAAAACATGCACTTCTAGCTGTGCTCCACCTGCGACGCTGTAATGGGAGTCGTCAGTGACGGACGTCCCGGTCGACTGGAAATGCCTCCGTGACGCCGCGGCCTCTCCCCatatctgcaaacacacagagactcaGCTGGGGTTTCACTGGTCTGTCACTGCACTCCTCTCATGTCACGGCAAATCGCTGGATCAGCATTCACTCATTAACCGCATGACAGCAGACTAATGTGGCTTCACCTCAGAAGGTGAATCTGTTTGTAGTCAAAATACCCTCCATGAGCTCAGGCAGGATTTGGGCCCAAATGAGCCCACGGTGGTGGTTCTAGGGTTTAAGGTCCATGCTGTGAGGGCGTTTGTACCTCAGGCTGAGGCCCACAGGGTGGAAACCCGTCTCCAGGGGGAGGTGATCGCTGAGAGGGGGGCTGCTGGCACcgatgaaggagaaggagggaatGAGAGGcgtgggaggtggaggaagcagcagaggaggcgaCGAGGGAGCGGGAGGTGGATCGGACTCATGCGTGAACTCATTCAGTATCATGGTGTCCATGTTGTGCAGGACGAAGCCCCCTGTCCAGGCTCTAAGGCCTGGGGTCAGTGCAGGCCGAGGTGCCAGGCTGGAGAGTGGGCTTTGAGCCAGCAGCGGCCGAGCTGTTGGCTGCCATAGATCCTCCTGGGTTCCTGCAGCGCCGTCGCCCGTCAGAGGAGGCGCGTGGAGCGTCGGACCGCCGCCCGGACGCCCCGAGGCCGTGGCCTCAGGACGCGTGGTTTCAGGAAACGTGGCTTCAGGACGCGTGGCTTCAGGACGCGTGGCTTCGGGACGCGTGGTTTCGGGACGCGTGGTTTCGGGACGCGTGGTTTCGGGACGCACGGCTTCGGGACGCGCGGCTTCGGGACGCGCGGCTTCGGGACGCGCGGCTTCAGGACGTGTGGCTACGTGCGTGTGGGAggtgctcctgctcctccaaaACCCCTGACTCGTCTCTGATTTAAAGGTTCTGCTCACGTCCATCACGTTCGTCTCCGCGGTGCTTCGGCAGCCACTGTGTAAACTAATGCAACGAGCGGCTTCTCGGTTTTCTGGCACCTTTAAACAGTCTTGTTCGGCCTCTGATGAAACATCTTTCAAATCGCTCCCATTTGCGGGAGCTTCAGGTAAATCAGAAGAAAAGCCTTCTGCTATTGTACAAACATCAGGTTGGTGTCTGGATTCTGAACCAGAGGCTTTTCCTTTTGTGCTCATTGAAGCCCTTGTTGTATTGTAGAACCTGGACTGTCTGGACACTAAAGAACCTGATTTATTCCCTACGGTTCTAGGGAGGCTTGACGGCTGCTTTCCTCTcattttctcctgcttctcGTCGTTCTGCTCCGTTCCTCTCAGAACCTTCTCATCCACAGCTCCAGGAGGTTTCCTGTTCTTGCCTCTGGGCTTTTTGTCATTCCCATCATTCTTATCTTGTCTTGGGGTTTTCATTATTTTGGGAAGGGTAGCGTTTTCTCTGTGTTCTTTTTGGATCTTCGCATTCAGCTCCTCCATGAACCTGTGTAGATTCACAAAGTTAAAGTCCGTCAgaccagattgttctgtcaaagcagcagctgtacCGTCTGCATAGTGAACAAACACATGGATGTACCTGATGTGGAAACAGTCCAGAGTGAACAGAGGATGTTCCAGAAGCTGTGAACACTGAGCTCGTCCTTCTGGATCCATCTGCAGACAGCGCTACAAAAGACACAACAGAATGAATGAACAGCTGGATTTCTGATCATTAACTCCTGtatgtgttttaatgtcagCGGAgctatggtttatttaatgtggaCACAGTCAGAGCTTTAGtcagtttattttaaatgtatttctagTTTTGTGTTTATATTCCCTTCAACAAAGACTGATGACTTGTCAGTTAAGTCAAGTTAAATCAGGTCCCCAGGATGTGGTCAGCCTGAAAAACCACGCAGCAGTTTGTGCCTGACGCGTCTGAACATCTGCGATCATTCTGAGACACTGCCTTCAACCTCCACAGCTCTGACACAGCAGGCAGGCGGTTTATGTCGCTCTGTGGACGGTCCTCAGTGCTGCGTGGACAGTGGTCGACCACCATCATGATGGACTAACTGTTCTGACATTATGACAATAGAGACAAAGCAGGATTTGTACTCCTGAACCTGTTGACgtctacatactgtagaaccTAGAGCTGCAGAAATATATCAGATTTATGAAATATCTAATTGTGGGCAACAGTGGCCCTTCAgttaaaaagcagcagtaaaagtATGTGGACCTCATCCCCTCAGTGACCTCACTATGTAAACGTGGGCCGAGCACTTGTCCAGGACTTGTTCCCTCCCCACAGCCGAGCCCCCACGGCGCCGCTGCGATGCTGACCTGCTCACTGACCCGCTCACTGACCGGGTCACTGACCGGGTCACTGACCCGCTCACTGACCCGCTCACTGACCCGCTCACTGACCGGGTCACTGACCCGCTCACTGACCCGCTCACTGACCGGGTCACTGACCCGCTCACTGACCCGCTCACTGACCCGCTCACTGACCGAGTCACTGACCCGCCTACTGACCCGCTCACTGACCCGCTCACTGACCCGCCTACTGACCCGCTCACTGACCCGCTCACTGACCGGGTCACTGACCCGCTCACTGACCCGCTCACTGACCCGCTCACTGACCTGTTCACTGACCCGCTCACTGACCCGCTCACTGACCCGCTCACTGACCTGTGCCAGGTCCAGGGCAGAGGGTGTGATGGCTGGGCAGCGGTCCTGCAACGGGGCTCCAACACAACATTGTGGCAGTCTGACCCCAGAAAACACAGGGTTCCTGAGGAACACGTGCTGGTGATGAGCCGTCAGGCTGCctggaagaagaagcagaacctGGTAGAACcttcagcaggtgtgtgtgggtaaagCGTGTGCTCACCAAAGCATCCGATGATGTGGTAGATTTGGTCGAGGTCCGAGTCTCCAGGAAACAGAGGCTGCCCTGTCAACATCTCTAGAAAGAGGCAGCCGACGGCCCAGACGTCCACAGGTCTGCACACAGGAACAGCCGGTTCCTCAGCGCCTGGAGAACCGCAGCGCCTCACGCAGACCCTGAACGGAACCTACCGTCCGTACTGGGCGTctcccaccagcagctcagGAGCTCGGTACCAGCGCGTGGCCACGTAGTCGGTGTAGACGCCCCCGGCGGCTGAAGGCAGGGTGCGAGCCAGgccaaagtcacacagcttcacCACGCCGGCCCGAGACACCAGGACGTTCTCTGGTTTGATGTCCCGATGGACGatctgaggaaacaggaggaggctggagcacGGTGAGGAACGACTCCCAGCTGCTGTTTAAATGGGTGGTTCCTCTGGTTGGGTTAATTAAACTGGTTGCAAAGTGAGGAATGCAGGTTCTGACCCAATGTGATGGTTCAGACCACGCACGGTCCAGTAGCAGAAGGTCATCAGTCTCCTCATATCATTATGAGCTGGATTTGAGACTCCGAGCTGCTTCTCACCTTCCGCTCATGGCAAAAGGCCGCAGCTCTCAGGATCTGGTACAGATATTGACGGCTGGTGTTCGGGTCGAGCCCCTTCGGATGCTGCTCCAAATCGTCCAGCAGCGTCCGGTCCACGAACTCGAAGACCAGAtaccagcggcggcggcgcttccACACCTCCAGAAGGTTCACCAGGTTGTCGTGACTTAGTTTCTGAGCAAATgagcattaaaattaaaaaaacagctttacgCCACAGTAACACTTTCATCTAATGGTGATTTTCCTCCCTGCAAGTTTCACAGCTCTTTGACGAAAACAGAAGCTGGTAGTTCGAATATAAGACGTAGACTCTGTTTGTCTTGTGATTGACAGGTTGCATTGTGTTTTGCTCCGCTCAGGTTTCATGCTCCACGGTGAGTGATTGACAGGTACCCTGAGCAGCTTGATCTCCCTGGTGGCGATCTTCTTCACCGTCTTATCGCTGTCGGAGTCCGTGAACTTCTTGATGGCGACGAGGCGGCCGGTGTCTCGATGGCGACACTTCAGCACGGTGCCGTAGCTGCCCTCCCCGACCAGGCCCAGCGACTCATAGCGCTCCATCCCCGGGGTGAGGATGATCCAATCAGGCCGATTTTAGGGTTCCAAATGTAACTAAGAAAAtgcaagaataaaaaaaaaattataaaatggTGAGTTGAAAAATGTCCTACTGGAAAAGAATTGGAACAGTAAATCataataaaatagtaaaaaaaaaaaaaaaaaaaaaacttaagagAAAAAATGAtactaaaacatatttttaaaattaattaattaattcagccaaaaatgatgatgaaaatgaaacatgCGCAATAGACAAACTGACAGTTTCATCCTTTCATTGACAAACGCTGTTAAACGcttcaaacacaacaacactttTACTAAAGCAAGAGACGTAGAGACTCCAgcacacactgacctgctgtCCGCTGAAGTCTGCGTAAATGTAGCACCTGTTTGAGCGCGTGCACCGCAGCTTCCGGGTCGTCGCTTCTAGCGCCTTCTAACCGTAAACACTGGAGTAACGTATCGTTTCGCGCGTGCAGGTTACTACGTCCACGGCGGTCACCCGAGAACACCACTGGACACCCTGCGTCACGCAATTACCCGACAACGCGTTGCCATAGTGACGCCTCCCACCAAGCACTGACGTCATCAGCATTCGCTGTTGGCCATTTATgtgtaatttatttgtttttattgatctTAATTAAATGTCAACTTCAGGTCGCACACTATGCGCATTCTTAGTTTTTATATTCTGCCGTTTACAAGTATTACACTCGTATTTAGGTACATTGTACtggtttttaaaactttttaaatACTGCAGTTGATGATAAACAGTTGAATATTACTTTTGTTTCTAAATCCCCTGAATACCAGATGTGTAttgtgatgtttattttacactCATAtctaaaattacatttaaacaatTGCAATAATTTAAATTTCTGCAATATTTGGCAATAAATGCAATCATAATCTCTTCAGCAAACCAGCAGCATCTGTGTTTGGGTTAATGACAGTGACCAGTGAGTGAATGATCAACCATTACCAGATTATCTGaatattttaatgaaaaaaTAGTATTATTTTACAATGACAAAATacagtttgtttgtatgttCATAAAACTAGTGAAAAGTAGTTTGAAAGTGAGCAAAATGTTGGAATATGTGCCAGTTAATCGGGGTTTTCTGCCAGTTTTCTGATTTCTGCCAGCAGCTCGGAGAAAGACGGCCGTCCCTGAGCCGTCTGCACCACCACCgaagaagagaagcagacacGAGGGGGAGAATTAGGAACATCGTCAGGTCAGTGCTCAAATAGACAGCATGAAGCGACGCAGTGAGCACCTCGTGCCAGCAGTGGTACATGATGGAGTAGAGCGGGTGCGAGGCGCGATGCGGCCGGTACAGACGGATCCCTCTGGTGATGTCGGAAACCACCTCCAGGTTGGAGCGGTTCTCGAAGGGAGTGCGGCCCTCAGAGTAGATCTCCCACATCACCACACCTGCACAGCACCAAGGCTCTAAGACCACTGACGTGTTCATCATGTGATTTAGCTTCAAACATATGAGTGCCTGTGACGCATTTGGGACAGTTGTATAATTTAGACAGATAATTATGATTAGATAGTTATAGAATAGTTACGTAGAGGTACAGAGAGTTAAGTAAATATCTAGTATCTCTAAAAAGCTGAGTTCATtagctttaatttgaaaggggaggaggaagctgggttCAGACTAATGGGACGGTGGCTGCTCACCAAACGACCAGACGTCCGACTTGctgctgtatttactgtagtggAGAACTTCAGGAGGAGACCACTTCACTGGGAACTTGGCGCCGCTGGAGCTGGTGTACTGGTTGTCTAGAACGtacctggaaacacaaacacagggtttAAGAAACACAATGTCTAAAAAGGTTTTCAAGTTTAAATGAAGTAGATTCCCATGAAGTAGTTTTGGAACATGATAAGAGAAGACGCATTCACTGGGCCGATAGCCACATTCAGGTTACACATGTATATTTCATGTACACAGGATGTGTTGAGTGGTTTGTCTCAACCACGTACAACATCCTGTGTCACATGTAAAAAAGCGTTGACCGTCATTCTTTCCACAAGTAGAGGTGGCTACAGTAAAAAGCAGAGCTTCAACCAGATGCCACTTTctgcttctatctatttatctCTTATTTTCTATACTTTACTAGATCGTTTTAGT carries:
- the LOC114868041 gene encoding cyclin-dependent kinase-like 2 isoform X3, whose product is MERYESLGLVGEGSYGTVLKCRHRDTGRLVAIKKFTDSDSDKTVKKIATREIKLLRKLSHDNLVNLLEVWKRRRRWYLVFEFVDRTLLDDLEQHPKGLDPNTSRQYLYQILRAAAFCHERKIVHRDIKPENVLVSRAGVVKLCDFGLARTLPSAAGGVYTDYVATRWYRAPELLVGDAQYGRPVDVWAVGCLFLEMLTGQPLFPGDSDLDQIYHIIGCFGSLTAHHQHVFLRNPVFSGVRLPQCCVGAPLQDRCPAITPSALDLAQRCLQMDPEGRAQCSQLLEHPLFTLDCFHIRFMEELNAKIQKEHRENATLPKIMKTPRQDKNDGNDKKPRGKNRKPPGAVDEKVLRGTEQNDEKQEKMRGKQPSSLPRTVGNKSGSLVSRQSRFYNTTRASMSTKGKASGSESRHQPDVCTIAEGFSSDLPEAPANGSDLKDVSSEAEQDCLKVPENREAARCISLHSGCRSTAETNVMDVSRTFKSETSQGFWRSRSTSHTHVATRPEAARPEAARPEAARPEAVRPETTRPETTRPETTRPEATRPEATRPEATFPETTRPEATASGRPGGGPTLHAPPLTGDGAAGTQEDLWQPTARPLLAQSPLSSLAPRPALTPGLRAWTGGFVLHNMDTMILNEFTHESDPPPAPSSPPLLLPPPPTPLIPSFSFIGASSPPLSDHLPLETGFHPVGLSLRYGERPRRHGGISSRPGRPSLTTPITASQRGSCGAHEG
- the LOC114868041 gene encoding cyclin-dependent kinase-like 3 isoform X1, whose amino-acid sequence is MERYESLGLVGEGSYGTVLKCRHRDTGRLVAIKKFTDSDSDKTVKKIATREIKLLRKLSHDNLVNLLEVWKRRRRWYLVFEFVDRTLLDDLEQHPKGLDPNTSRQYLYQILRAAAFCHERKIVHRDIKPENVLVSRAGVVKLCDFGLARTLPSAAGGVYTDYVATRWYRAPELLVGDAQYGRPVDVWAVGCLFLEMLTGQPLFPGDSDLDQIYHIIGCFGSLTAHHQHVFLRNPVFSGVRLPQCCVGAPLQDRCPAITPSALDLAQRCLQMDPEGRAQCSQLLEHPLFTLDCFHIRFMEELNAKIQKEHRENATLPKIMKTPRQDKNDGNDKKPRGKNRKPPGAVDEKVLRGTEQNDEKQEKMRGKQPSSLPRTVGNKSGSLVSRQSRFYNTTRASMSTKGKASGSESRHQPDVCTIAEGFSSDLPEAPANGSDLKDVSSEAEQDCLKVPENREAARCISLHSGCRSTAETNVMDVSRTFKSETSQGFWRSRSTSHTHVATRPEAARPEAARPEAARPEAVRPETTRPETTRPETTRPEATRPEATRPEATFPETTRPEATASGRPGGGPTLHAPPLTGDGAAGTQEDLWQPTARPLLAQSPLSSLAPRPALTPGLRAWTGGFVLHNMDTMILNEFTHESDPPPAPSSPPLLLPPPPTPLIPSFSFIGASSPPLSDHLPLETGFHPVGLSLRYGERPRRHGGISSRPGRPSLTTPITASQVSDKSLMVEQSDDCNFVHSGGPAEPTKVDACFPDVPIVGLSELRGRDGRRGGGQRGRTGCRGLVPVLVLVPGLALV
- the LOC114868041 gene encoding cyclin-dependent kinase-like 3 isoform X2, whose translation is MERYESLGLVGEGSYGTVLKCRHRDTGRLVAIKKFTDSDSDKTVKKIATREIKLLRKLSHDNLVNLLEVWKRRRRWYLVFEFVDRTLLDDLEQHPKGLDPNTSRQYLYQILRAAAFCHERKIVHRDIKPENVLVSRAGVVKLCDFGLARTLPSAAGGVYTDYVATRWYRAPELLVGDAQYGRPVDVWAVGCLFLEMLTGQPLFPGDSDLDQIYHIIGCFGSLTAHHQHVFLRNPVFSGVRLPQCCVGAPLQDRCPAITPSALDLAQRCLQMDPEGRAQCSQLLEHPLFTLDCFHIRFMEELNAKIQKEHRENATLPKIMKTPRQDKNDGNDKKPRGKNRKPPGAVDEKVLRGTEQNDEKQEKMRGKQPSSLPRTVGNKSGSLVSRQSRFYNTTRASMSTKGKASGSESRHQPDVCTIAEGFSSDLPEAPANGSDLKDVSSEAEQDCLKVPENREAARCISLHSGCRSTAETNVMDVSRTFKSETSQGFWRSRSTSHTHVATRPEAARPEAARPEAARPEAVRPETTRPETTRPETTRPEATRPEATRPEATFPETTRPEATASGRPGGGPTLHAPPLTGDGAAGTQEDLWQPTARPLLAQSPLSSLAPRPALTPGLRAWTGGFVLHNMDTMILNEFTHESDPPPAPSSPPLLLPPPPTPLIPSFSFIGASSPPLSDHLPLETGFHPVGLSLRYGERPRRHGGISSRPGRPSLTTPITASQVSDKSLMVEQSDDCNFVHSGGPAEPTKVDACFPDVPIVGLSELRGRDGKKKGHR
- the LOC114868041 gene encoding cyclin-dependent kinase-like 2 isoform X4, whose product is MERYESLGLVGEGSYGTVLKCRHRDTGRLVAIKKFTDSDSDKTVKKIATREIKLLRKLSHDNLVNLLEVWKRRRRWYLVFEFVDRTLLDDLEQHPKGLDPNTSRQYLYQILRAAAFCHERKIVHRDIKPENVLVSRAGVVKLCDFGLARTLPSAAGGVYTDYVATRWYRAPELLVGDAQYGRPVDVWAVGCLFLEMLTGQPLFPGDSDLDQIYHIIGCFGSLTAHHQHVFLRNPVFSGVRLPQCCVGAPLQDRCPAITPSALDLAQRCLQMDPEGRAQCSQLLEHPLFTLDCFHIRFMEELNAKIQKEHRENATLPKIMKTPRQDKNDGNDKKPRGKNRKPPGAVDEKVLRGTEQNDEKQEKMRGKQPSSLPRTVGNKSGSLVSRQSRFYNTTRASMSTKGKASGSESRHQPDVCTIAEGFSSDLPEAPANGSDLKDVSSEAEQDCLKVPENREAARCISLHSGCRSTAETNVMDVSRTFKSETSQGFWRSRSTSHTHVATRPEAARPEAARPEAARPEAVRPETTRPETTRPETTRPEATRPEATRPEATFPETTRPEATASGRPGGGPTLHAPPLTGDGAAGTQEDLWQPTARPLLAQSPLSSLAPRPALTPGLRAWTGGFVLHNMDTMILNEFTHESDPPPAPSSPPLLLPPPPTPLIPSFSFIGASSPPLSDHLPLETGFHPVGLSLRYGERPRRHGGISSRPGRPSLTTPITASQVEHS